The Flavobacterium psychrophilum genome includes a region encoding these proteins:
- a CDS encoding RNA methyltransferase: MEKEHQIFGIRAIIEAIHAGKEIDKVFIQKDAQGDLMKDLMKAMKANNVNFSYVPVEKLNRLTPNNHQGAVATIAPISFHNLEELIEKVMESGKTPLFLILDQLSDARNFGAIIRTAECTGVDGIIVQKQGSAPVNGDTVKTSAGAVFNVPICKVEHIKDAIFHLQGSGIKTVAATEKTENSIYDIALNEPVAIIMGSEDRGINPSVLKIVDEKAKLPMFGTIGSLNVSVACGAFLYETVRQRG; encoded by the coding sequence ATGGAAAAAGAACACCAGATATTCGGTATTAGAGCTATTATAGAAGCTATACACGCAGGTAAAGAAATTGATAAGGTATTTATTCAGAAGGACGCCCAAGGCGATTTGATGAAAGACCTTATGAAAGCTATGAAGGCAAACAACGTTAACTTTAGCTATGTTCCTGTAGAAAAACTTAACCGTTTAACACCTAATAATCACCAGGGTGCTGTGGCTACAATCGCCCCTATCTCTTTCCATAATCTGGAAGAGCTTATAGAAAAAGTAATGGAAAGCGGCAAAACCCCACTTTTCCTTATTCTTGACCAGCTTTCTGATGCACGTAATTTTGGCGCTATCATCCGTACTGCAGAATGTACAGGTGTAGACGGCATTATTGTTCAGAAACAGGGCTCTGCTCCTGTTAACGGCGACACGGTTAAAACGTCTGCCGGTGCTGTATTTAATGTGCCTATTTGCAAGGTAGAACACATTAAAGATGCTATTTTCCACCTTCAGGGGTCGGGTATTAAAACCGTTGCCGCTACTGAAAAAACAGAAAATAGCATTTATGATATCGCTCTCAATGAACCTGTAGCTATTATTATGGGGTCTGAAGACAGAGGAATCAACCCTTCTGTTCTTAAAATTGTAGACGAGAAAGCAAAACTACCTATGTTCGGAACAATAGGATCGCTAAACGTATCCGTTGCCTGTGGCGCTTTTCTTTACGAAACTGTTAGACAAAGAGGCTAA
- a CDS encoding AAA family ATPase, with the protein MEAPLAERIRPQHLSEYISQQHLVGPNGSLTHQIARGIIPSLILWGPPGTGKTTLAQIMAQESNRPFYVLSAINAGVKDVREVIDKAKQSGGLFTAKNPILFIDEIHRFSKSQQDSLLAAVEKGWVTLIGATTENPSFEVIPALLSRCQVYVLNAFTKEDLEALLHRAIATDTMLQSKNIDLKETEALLRLSGGDGRKLLNIFELIVNASEGDTIEITNERVMQLVQKNTVLYDKSGEQHYDIISAFIKSMRGSDPNGAVYWLARMIEGGEDLKFIARRMLILASEDIGNANPTALIMANNTFQAVSTIGYPESRILLSQCAIYLATSPKSNASYMAIGKAQQIVKQTGDLPVPLHLRNAPTKLMKELGYGDEYKYAHDYDNNFADQEFLPDEIKNTAFYDPGNNSRENSTREFLKNRWKKYGY; encoded by the coding sequence ATGGAAGCACCTTTGGCAGAACGCATACGCCCACAGCATTTATCGGAATATATAAGCCAGCAACACCTTGTGGGCCCCAATGGCTCGCTTACACACCAGATTGCCCGCGGCATTATACCATCTTTAATTTTATGGGGGCCTCCGGGCACAGGTAAAACCACGCTGGCGCAAATAATGGCGCAGGAGAGCAATCGTCCATTTTATGTACTGAGCGCAATTAATGCAGGTGTAAAAGATGTACGTGAAGTGATAGACAAAGCCAAGCAGAGTGGCGGTTTGTTTACAGCGAAAAATCCAATTTTATTTATTGACGAGATTCACCGTTTTAGCAAATCGCAACAGGACTCGCTTCTTGCCGCAGTAGAAAAAGGCTGGGTTACACTTATTGGAGCCACCACAGAAAACCCTAGTTTTGAAGTTATCCCCGCATTACTTTCACGTTGCCAGGTATATGTTCTTAATGCGTTCACTAAAGAAGACCTCGAAGCATTACTACATCGTGCTATTGCAACTGACACCATGCTTCAATCTAAAAATATTGATCTAAAGGAAACTGAAGCTTTACTTCGCCTGTCGGGAGGTGACGGAAGGAAATTGCTCAATATTTTTGAACTTATTGTAAATGCTTCTGAAGGTGATACTATAGAAATTACGAACGAAAGGGTAATGCAGCTTGTTCAGAAGAATACCGTATTGTATGACAAATCGGGAGAACAGCATTACGACATAATATCTGCTTTTATAAAATCGATGCGTGGCAGCGATCCTAATGGTGCCGTATACTGGCTTGCACGAATGATAGAAGGCGGCGAAGATCTAAAATTCATAGCCCGCCGTATGCTTATTTTGGCTTCGGAAGATATTGGCAATGCCAACCCTACAGCACTCATCATGGCAAACAATACTTTTCAGGCAGTAAGTACTATTGGCTATCCTGAATCAAGAATACTGTTAAGTCAGTGTGCTATTTATTTAGCAACCTCACCTAAGAGCAATGCAAGTTACATGGCTATTGGCAAAGCACAGCAAATAGTAAAGCAAACAGGAGATTTACCTGTGCCGCTGCATCTTCGTAATGCGCCCACTAAATTAATGAAGGAATTGGGCTATGGAGATGAATATAAATATGCCCATGACTACGATAATAATTTTGCCGATCAGGAATTCCTGCCGGACGAAATTAAAAACACCGCTTTTTATGATCCCGGAAATAACTCCAGGGAAAATTCTACCCGCGAATTTTTAAAGAACAGATGGAAAAAGTATGGGTATTAA
- a CDS encoding metallophosphoesterase, producing MKKLYLLLLLCMGMPGMAQTLYPYLQAPSPNSIYVNWKTESNPESIVQYGTNATALTNTVNGTNQIFTDTGYANNYFYHTVKIDGLTANTKYYYRIKTGNAVSDIYSFKTLPLPGQAATADGHLRFLVLGDNQMRNEPRFDTLVASAKRKIAQKWGIDADPADNIALTVMVGDQVDVGTLDHYENVHFKKNKALSGYLPIQTLVGNHETYGTLAMQAYYDHYILDGMSYKGISSGTENYYANQVGNTLFIAMDTEHTSVQQLGWLSQVVAAADNDETVDWIVSLGHRPYQAEQYVGDISTWVRNSAMPILAASPKLVLHIGAHHHLYHRGQLKNTPTYQIISGGVAWDQYWGMAAEQDFDDVQKTISNWIYQIIDIDVNAGTFDVEAYSIGSVYKWKDNELMDEFHRYKGLASPNTPQITNAFTGNDVELPLTIASTPYATSTQELMNSTQFMIGKTQTFDIIEKDVFRDYENLFGAVGTQVDTTANIHLGVDITKFTLAQNEIPNGQYFVKVRHRDRNQNWSEWSETKSFNIINSGYANTLIQLDTLAYAVNAPIKVSFTDTPGNAKDWVAVYKAGQTPGSANPSQVWKYTNGQISGNVTLNGLATPGLYYATLLENDGYTEIADRIQFYVGSFAKLAADKEVYEEGDAVTIDFKDAPDFDKDWIGIYKVGQTPGPVPSTKWDYVPGTEGSLTFSGLGKGYYYAQYLLMDKYESVGNKVFFQVGKQITQLGINKTIYNLNENIIATWTDAPGIIKDWLGIYHEGDDPNANTLVSYTYFDGQTEGTSPITGSNLPTTPGEYFVVMFTNDSYNEVSNRVEFVVQGDTAGLPETSSQNGVIVYPNPAKKGEKTYIKSKYPIDQIDMFDMTGNLFYSSKNVDDYNYSLINQSLPTGVYILKIHSNKVYTVKVIVD from the coding sequence ATGAAAAAACTTTACCTGTTATTGTTATTATGTATGGGTATGCCCGGAATGGCACAAACCCTTTATCCTTATTTACAGGCACCCTCTCCAAATTCTATTTATGTAAACTGGAAAACAGAGAGCAATCCTGAATCAATTGTTCAATATGGTACGAACGCTACGGCATTAACAAATACCGTTAACGGTACTAACCAGATTTTTACCGATACAGGTTACGCTAATAACTATTTTTATCATACAGTTAAGATAGATGGGCTTACAGCTAATACTAAATATTACTATCGTATAAAAACGGGTAATGCAGTATCTGATATCTATTCATTTAAAACGTTGCCATTGCCGGGACAAGCAGCTACAGCAGACGGTCACTTGCGTTTTCTTGTTCTTGGAGATAACCAGATGAGAAACGAGCCAAGATTCGATACCCTTGTAGCATCGGCTAAAAGAAAAATTGCCCAGAAGTGGGGTATAGACGCAGATCCTGCAGATAATATTGCATTGACAGTAATGGTTGGAGACCAGGTAGACGTTGGTACGCTGGATCATTATGAAAATGTACACTTTAAAAAGAATAAAGCACTTTCGGGATACTTACCGATTCAAACGCTTGTTGGTAATCACGAAACGTATGGTACACTTGCAATGCAGGCGTATTACGATCATTATATCCTAGATGGAATGTCGTATAAAGGAATATCATCCGGAACAGAAAATTATTATGCTAATCAGGTAGGTAACACCTTGTTTATTGCTATGGATACCGAGCACACTAGTGTGCAGCAATTAGGGTGGTTATCTCAGGTTGTAGCTGCGGCGGACAATGATGAAACTGTAGACTGGATTGTATCACTGGGACATAGGCCTTACCAGGCAGAGCAATATGTAGGGGATATTTCTACATGGGTTCGTAATTCGGCAATGCCAATACTTGCTGCATCACCGAAACTTGTACTTCATATTGGTGCACACCACCACTTGTATCACAGAGGGCAGCTTAAGAACACGCCAACTTATCAGATTATTTCAGGTGGTGTTGCTTGGGACCAGTATTGGGGGATGGCTGCTGAACAGGATTTTGATGATGTTCAGAAAACAATATCAAACTGGATTTACCAGATTATTGATATAGATGTTAATGCAGGTACATTTGATGTTGAAGCTTATTCTATAGGTAGTGTTTATAAATGGAAAGACAATGAGTTGATGGATGAATTCCACAGGTACAAAGGGTTGGCTTCTCCTAATACACCGCAAATAACAAATGCATTCACAGGAAATGATGTAGAGTTACCTCTAACAATTGCAAGCACCCCATATGCAACATCTACTCAGGAACTAATGAATTCTACACAGTTTATGATAGGAAAGACACAAACTTTTGATATTATAGAGAAAGACGTTTTCAGGGATTATGAAAATCTTTTTGGAGCTGTTGGAACTCAGGTAGACACTACTGCCAATATCCATTTAGGAGTCGATATCACAAAATTTACACTGGCACAAAATGAAATACCAAACGGACAATATTTTGTTAAGGTAAGGCATAGGGATCGTAACCAGAACTGGTCTGAATGGAGTGAGACAAAATCATTTAATATTATAAACAGTGGTTACGCAAATACGCTAATTCAATTGGATACACTGGCTTATGCTGTTAATGCGCCAATTAAAGTTTCATTTACAGATACTCCGGGTAATGCAAAGGACTGGGTTGCTGTTTATAAAGCAGGGCAAACACCCGGTAGTGCCAATCCTTCTCAGGTTTGGAAATATACAAACGGACAAATTAGTGGTAATGTTACACTAAACGGACTTGCTACTCCTGGTTTATATTATGCTACATTGCTTGAAAATGATGGCTATACCGAAATTGCTGACAGAATACAATTTTATGTAGGTTCTTTTGCTAAGCTGGCGGCTGATAAAGAGGTGTATGAAGAAGGAGATGCTGTTACCATAGATTTTAAAGATGCGCCAGACTTTGACAAAGACTGGATAGGTATTTATAAAGTAGGTCAAACACCAGGGCCTGTACCGTCAACTAAATGGGATTATGTCCCTGGAACTGAAGGAAGCCTAACTTTCTCCGGATTAGGTAAAGGATATTATTACGCGCAATATTTGCTTATGGATAAATATGAATCGGTGGGTAATAAGGTGTTCTTTCAGGTAGGAAAACAAATAACACAATTGGGCATCAATAAAACTATCTATAACCTGAATGAGAACATAATTGCCACATGGACTGATGCACCGGGTATTATAAAAGACTGGTTGGGTATTTATCATGAGGGTGATGACCCTAATGCAAATACACTTGTTAGCTATACATATTTTGACGGGCAAACTGAAGGAACTTCGCCAATAACAGGAAGTAATTTACCCACAACACCAGGAGAGTATTTTGTCGTGATGTTTACCAATGATTCTTATAATGAGGTTTCTAACAGGGTTGAGTTTGTTGTGCAGGGAGATACTGCAGGATTACCGGAAACATCGTCTCAAAACGGTGTAATTGTATATCCAAATCCTGCTAAAAAAGGAGAGAAAACATATATTAAGTCAAAATATCCTATTGATCAGATTGACATGTTTGATATGACAGGTAATCTTTTCTATTCGTCGAAGAATGTAGATGATTATAATTATTCTTTAATAAATCAAAGTCTTCCAACAGGAGTGTACATTCTAAAAATACACTCTAATAAAGTGTATACGGTGAAAGTTATCGTAGATTAA